A DNA window from Bdellovibrio sp. BCCA contains the following coding sequences:
- the clpB gene encoding ATP-dependent chaperone ClpB produces the protein MSNDIEKMTRKSQEAMQAAARLAERKNSPSVEPEHLLTELVQQSEGIVPRLLDKLNVAQAQFLTELRTRMDKFPQVTGGGQKLFAGPRLEKVFKAAEAEAEAWGDAYISTEHFFLGMLKSGDAELNALFKKSKINADAVKTALEEMRGNQKVTDDEPENKYEILKKYARDLTALAAEGKLDPVVGRDEEIRRVVQVLSRRTKNNPVLIGEPGVGKTAIAEGLALRIIKHDVPDNLIGKKLMSLDMGALIAGAKYRGEFEDRLKAVIKEVTSSDGQIILFIDELHTLVGAGKTEGAMDAGQLLKPALARGELRCIGATTLDEYRKYIEKDAALERRFQTVMVEEPSVDDAITILRGLKEKYEVHHGIRITDAALVSAVKLSHRYITNRFLPDKAIDLIDEAASKLGIETRSVPEEVDKIERELMQLRIEKEALKKEKDESAKERLAVIDKEIADLNAKNQLLREQWEFEKGGIDQIKKLKADIEDLKVAISKAEREGDLGKAAELKYGKLPETEKKLKTFEERSKEQKASENRMLKEEVGPEDVAEVVAKWTGIPVSKMLESESQKLLNMEDELKKRVVGQDHALTIVADAIRRARAEISDPNRPIGTFMFLGPTGVGKTETVKALAEFLFDDEQAVVRIDMSEYMEKHAVARLIGAPPGYVGYEEGGQLTEAVRRRPYSVVLLDEVEKAHSDVFNILLQVLDDGRLTDGQGRTVDFKNTVLIMTSNVGSQSILDSHMSETDKREAVMEALRERFRPEFLNRIDEVVMFNSLGESQIGGIVKVQLDLVAQRLKAKKINIDFDPSAVNFLAKKGYDPVYGARPLKRVIQTELLNPLSKEIISGKIKAGDTVHVKGSDSGLTF, from the coding sequence ATGAGCAACGATATTGAAAAAATGACGCGAAAAAGTCAGGAAGCCATGCAAGCGGCGGCCCGACTGGCCGAGCGTAAGAACAGCCCCTCTGTGGAGCCGGAACATTTGCTAACGGAGCTAGTACAGCAATCCGAAGGCATTGTTCCGCGTTTATTGGACAAATTAAACGTGGCGCAAGCACAGTTCTTAACGGAACTTCGCACGCGCATGGATAAGTTTCCTCAAGTCACCGGTGGCGGGCAAAAACTTTTTGCGGGCCCTCGTTTAGAAAAGGTCTTTAAAGCGGCGGAAGCCGAGGCCGAAGCTTGGGGTGATGCCTATATTTCTACAGAGCATTTCTTTTTAGGAATGTTGAAATCCGGCGATGCCGAGTTGAATGCTCTTTTTAAAAAATCAAAGATCAACGCGGATGCCGTGAAAACAGCCTTGGAAGAAATGCGCGGCAATCAAAAGGTCACGGATGATGAGCCTGAAAACAAGTACGAGATTTTAAAAAAATACGCTCGTGATTTAACGGCTCTGGCGGCAGAAGGAAAGTTAGATCCTGTCGTAGGGCGTGACGAAGAAATTCGTCGTGTCGTGCAGGTTCTTTCGCGTAGAACAAAAAACAATCCGGTTCTTATCGGTGAGCCCGGCGTTGGTAAAACAGCCATCGCGGAAGGTTTGGCTTTAAGAATCATCAAGCACGACGTCCCTGATAACCTGATTGGCAAAAAACTCATGTCTTTGGATATGGGGGCTTTGATCGCGGGAGCCAAATACCGTGGTGAGTTTGAAGACCGTTTGAAAGCAGTCATCAAAGAAGTCACATCCAGCGACGGACAAATCATTTTATTCATCGATGAATTGCACACGCTTGTGGGTGCCGGAAAAACCGAAGGCGCCATGGATGCTGGGCAGTTGTTAAAACCGGCCTTGGCGCGTGGTGAGTTGCGCTGTATTGGTGCAACGACTTTGGATGAGTATCGCAAGTACATCGAAAAAGATGCGGCTCTTGAACGTCGTTTCCAAACCGTGATGGTGGAAGAACCAAGCGTTGATGATGCGATCACGATCTTGCGTGGTCTGAAAGAGAAATACGAAGTCCATCATGGTATTCGTATTACGGATGCGGCGTTGGTATCGGCGGTGAAGTTATCTCATCGTTACATCACGAATCGTTTCTTGCCGGATAAGGCGATTGATTTGATCGACGAAGCGGCAAGTAAGCTTGGTATTGAAACACGCTCGGTTCCTGAAGAAGTGGATAAAATTGAGCGTGAGTTGATGCAGCTTCGAATTGAAAAAGAAGCTTTGAAAAAAGAAAAAGATGAAAGTGCCAAAGAGCGCTTGGCTGTGATTGATAAGGAGATCGCAGACCTTAATGCCAAAAACCAACTCTTGCGTGAACAGTGGGAGTTTGAAAAAGGCGGCATTGATCAGATTAAAAAACTCAAAGCGGATATTGAGGACTTGAAAGTTGCAATCTCCAAAGCCGAACGCGAAGGGGATTTAGGAAAAGCGGCTGAATTGAAATACGGCAAACTTCCTGAGACGGAAAAGAAACTCAAAACTTTTGAAGAGCGCAGCAAAGAACAAAAAGCTTCTGAAAACCGCATGCTCAAAGAAGAAGTCGGTCCCGAAGATGTGGCCGAAGTTGTGGCAAAGTGGACAGGCATTCCTGTTAGCAAGATGCTTGAAAGCGAATCACAAAAACTTCTCAATATGGAAGATGAGCTTAAAAAACGCGTTGTCGGACAAGATCACGCGTTGACGATTGTTGCCGATGCGATCCGCAGAGCCCGTGCTGAAATCTCGGACCCGAATCGTCCTATTGGAACATTTATGTTCTTAGGACCAACGGGTGTCGGTAAAACCGAAACTGTAAAAGCTCTGGCTGAATTTTTGTTCGACGATGAACAAGCGGTTGTGCGCATTGATATGAGTGAGTACATGGAAAAACATGCGGTCGCTCGTTTGATCGGTGCACCTCCGGGATACGTGGGTTACGAAGAAGGCGGTCAGTTGACGGAAGCCGTTCGTCGCAGACCTTATAGCGTCGTCTTGCTTGATGAAGTTGAGAAAGCGCATTCGGATGTGTTTAACATCTTGTTGCAGGTTCTTGATGATGGTCGTTTGACCGATGGTCAAGGTCGTACCGTAGACTTTAAAAATACGGTCTTGATCATGACATCCAACGTAGGCTCGCAGTCTATTTTGGACAGCCACATGAGCGAGACGGACAAACGGGAAGCCGTGATGGAAGCTTTAAGAGAGCGTTTCCGTCCTGAGTTCCTCAACCGTATTGATGAAGTCGTGATGTTTAACTCTTTGGGTGAATCGCAAATCGGCGGTATCGTAAAAGTGCAGCTTGATCTTGTAGCGCAAAGACTTAAAGCGAAGAAAATCAACATCGACTTTGACCCGTCGGCAGTGAACTTCTTAGCGAAGAAAGGTTACGACCCGGTTTACGGAGCAAGACCTTTGAAGCGTGTGATTCAAACAGAACTTTTGAATCCGCTTTCTAAAGAAATCATCTCTGGCAAAATCAAAGCTGGAGACACAGTGCACGTTAAAGGCTCGGACTCAGGCTTAACATTCTAA
- a CDS encoding flagellin N-terminal helical domain-containing protein, which translates to MGMRVTTNMAAINAQRNLVGSQRQINDSMAKLASGSRINKAADDAAGLAISEGLKAQIRSAAQAQRNANDGISMVQTAEGGLNEIGNIVVRLRELGIQAASDTVGETERGMLNKEVQQLKSEVQRIASVTTWGTTKLLDGSSPKFDFQVGLFNNQEEDRISFNAGENVATLDALGIGGIDFSSKEGAQEALGLLDNAQTSISGTRANLGALQNRLTSTVDNLGVAQENLSAANSRIRDTDVAQASSEMTRNNILLQAGTSTLAQANQSNQLALKLIG; encoded by the coding sequence ATGGGAATGAGAGTAACAACAAACATGGCAGCGATCAACGCACAAAGAAACCTCGTTGGTTCGCAAAGACAAATCAACGATTCTATGGCGAAACTTGCTTCTGGTAGCCGTATCAATAAAGCGGCTGACGATGCAGCAGGTCTTGCGATTTCTGAAGGCTTGAAAGCTCAGATTCGTTCTGCAGCACAAGCTCAACGAAATGCGAACGACGGTATCTCAATGGTTCAAACTGCTGAGGGTGGCTTGAACGAAATCGGTAACATCGTGGTTCGTCTTCGTGAGTTGGGAATCCAAGCGGCTTCTGACACTGTTGGTGAAACAGAGCGTGGCATGTTGAATAAAGAGGTTCAGCAATTGAAATCTGAAGTTCAACGTATCGCTTCTGTAACTACTTGGGGTACTACTAAACTTCTTGATGGTTCATCTCCGAAGTTTGATTTCCAAGTTGGTTTGTTCAACAACCAAGAAGAAGATCGTATCTCTTTCAACGCTGGTGAAAACGTAGCTACGTTGGATGCTCTTGGAATCGGTGGTATTGACTTCTCTTCTAAAGAGGGAGCTCAAGAAGCTTTGGGTCTGTTGGATAACGCTCAGACTTCAATCTCTGGAACTCGCGCTAACCTTGGTGCGCTCCAAAACAGATTGACTTCAACAGTAGACAACTTGGGTGTCGCTCAAGAGAACTTGTCAGCTGCTAACAGCCGTATCCGTGACACAGACGTTGCTCAAGCATCTTCAGAGATGACTCGTAACAACATCTTGTTGCAAGCTGGTACTTCAACTTTGGCGCAAGCTAACCAATCTAACCAATTGGCTCTTAAGTTGATCGGCTAA
- a CDS encoding aminotransferase class V-fold PLP-dependent enzyme, producing the protein MYKHLYRRFLEAHAQELHFACHSHHYWPDVSRDAHLQYWDDSCQFVDDKWNYIFSKKIPHAQKLISEVLHLSKPEQIVFAPNTHEFVFRLLSSLDWNKKVRVLTTDSEFYSFDRQINRLAEFPNFEIVKVPTLPIETFNARFEKEMASGPWDLIFVSHVFFNSGLSCDVESFAKKAPANAIFAIDGYHSFMAVPLSLSAIEDRAFYIAGSYKYAQGGEGACFMYVPSGTRHRPFHTGWFAELSHLSAVGNQVGYPTDALQYAGSTMDFSALYRLIAVLEKFKSEGLTVEKIHGFVQKNQELFLAELQKKPHPLVNPQSLLRGPASAHHGHFLTFELPSTEKTQEMVKSLAKNHLKTDSRGTRLRFGFGLYHDENDVRKAVQALFI; encoded by the coding sequence ATGTACAAACACCTTTATCGCCGCTTCTTAGAGGCCCACGCACAAGAACTTCACTTTGCCTGTCACAGCCATCACTACTGGCCGGATGTTTCCAGAGACGCTCACCTTCAATACTGGGACGATTCTTGTCAGTTCGTCGACGATAAATGGAATTATATCTTTTCAAAAAAAATTCCTCACGCGCAGAAATTGATTTCCGAAGTTTTACATCTTTCAAAACCGGAACAGATTGTCTTTGCTCCGAACACGCATGAATTTGTTTTTCGCCTTTTAAGCTCTCTGGATTGGAACAAAAAAGTTCGCGTGCTTACGACAGATTCCGAGTTTTACAGCTTCGATCGCCAAATCAATCGTTTGGCGGAGTTCCCTAATTTTGAAATCGTGAAAGTGCCGACTCTTCCCATTGAAACTTTCAATGCGCGGTTTGAAAAAGAAATGGCTTCAGGACCTTGGGATCTTATTTTTGTAAGCCACGTGTTTTTTAATTCCGGCCTTTCTTGCGATGTCGAGAGCTTTGCAAAGAAAGCTCCAGCCAATGCGATCTTTGCGATTGATGGTTATCACAGCTTTATGGCGGTGCCTTTGAGTCTTTCGGCCATTGAGGATCGTGCGTTTTATATTGCTGGCTCTTACAAGTATGCTCAAGGTGGTGAGGGCGCCTGCTTTATGTATGTGCCGTCTGGAACCCGCCACCGCCCTTTCCATACAGGTTGGTTTGCAGAGCTTTCACACCTATCCGCCGTTGGAAATCAAGTGGGCTACCCTACTGATGCTCTTCAATATGCGGGAAGTACGATGGACTTTTCGGCTCTTTACCGTTTGATCGCGGTGCTTGAAAAATTTAAGTCTGAAGGCCTGACTGTTGAAAAAATTCACGGCTTTGTTCAAAAGAATCAGGAACTGTTTTTAGCAGAGCTTCAGAAAAAACCGCATCCGCTGGTGAATCCGCAAAGCCTTCTTCGTGGACCAGCCTCAGCTCACCACGGGCATTTTCTTACTTTTGAGCTTCCTTCTACTGAAAAGACTCAGGAAATGGTCAAATCTCTGGCGAAAAACCATTTAAAGACGGATTCTCGCGGGACACGTCTGCGCTTTGGCTTTGGACTTTATCACGATGAAAACGATGTTCGTAAGGCCGTCCAGGCGTTATTCATATAA
- a CDS encoding PPK2 family polyphosphate kinase — protein MSKNSKKIKEELFFPKDKDLKDCSTDASKYFSGDKDDLEKEIDKLTDKLSDLQELIFAESNHKILIILQGLDTSGKDGTVKHVFSSTNPQGVRVVSFKPPTEIEKAHDYLWRIHKESPKRGEIAIFNRSHYEDFIVPYVHHFLPPHKLKQRLKDIVNFEKMLSTEGVIIFKFFLHISPTEQAKRILERIDNPAKHWKFSMSDLREREHWKRYIKAYNIALKKSHHPDAPWNIIPADDKRLRDFLISSILVERLSNLNPRPARMDPAIIRKVQREAKLLLKK, from the coding sequence ATGAGCAAAAATTCCAAGAAAATTAAAGAAGAGCTTTTTTTTCCAAAGGATAAAGATTTAAAAGATTGTTCAACGGATGCCTCGAAATATTTTTCGGGCGATAAAGATGACCTAGAAAAAGAAATCGACAAGCTCACAGATAAACTTTCGGACCTGCAAGAACTGATTTTTGCAGAATCCAATCACAAAATTCTTATTATTCTACAAGGCCTTGATACTTCTGGAAAAGACGGAACTGTGAAACATGTTTTCAGCAGTACGAATCCGCAAGGCGTCAGAGTCGTTTCCTTTAAGCCTCCCACTGAAATTGAAAAAGCCCACGACTACCTTTGGCGCATTCACAAAGAGTCTCCTAAACGAGGCGAGATCGCGATTTTCAATCGCAGTCACTACGAAGATTTCATCGTTCCTTACGTGCATCACTTTCTGCCGCCTCATAAGCTCAAGCAACGTCTTAAAGACATTGTGAACTTTGAAAAAATGCTGAGCACAGAGGGTGTTATCATTTTCAAATTCTTTCTGCATATCAGTCCCACCGAGCAGGCTAAAAGAATTTTGGAAAGAATCGATAACCCTGCCAAGCATTGGAAGTTTTCAATGAGCGATCTGCGTGAAAGAGAACATTGGAAACGATATATTAAGGCCTACAATATCGCTCTAAAGAAAAGTCATCATCCGGATGCGCCTTGGAATATTATACCTGCTGATGATAAACGCCTTCGTGATTTTTTAATTTCGTCCATTTTAGTCGAAAGACTGTCGAATCTAAACCCACGTCCCGCAAGAATGGATCCCGCCATCATTCGCAAGGTTCAACGCGAGGCAAAGCTTCTTCTTAAGAAATAA
- a CDS encoding DUF4423 domain-containing protein has product MRALARNLNIAPGPASALIKGSKVWNISEEWALRVLAKMNLKPTERKRILALMRFRSSATQTKPIEDLSGLPVEHWAYWPILCCFDVPDLADSALKISKKLGIKKADVDTIVQDLLRRRFLIKSTDGSIKRPSEYLATTDDISSETIRLLHKSNLDLAKKALEKFPVLQREFQTITVAGSSEAVQEIKKEIRDFTDRLAHILNRDKDNDQVFRLSVQLFPMGLGEGDVT; this is encoded by the coding sequence ATGAGGGCTCTTGCTAGAAATCTTAATATTGCGCCCGGCCCTGCTTCCGCGCTTATCAAAGGTTCTAAGGTTTGGAATATATCCGAGGAGTGGGCTCTTCGCGTTCTGGCAAAAATGAATCTTAAACCGACAGAACGTAAAAGAATTCTGGCTTTGATGAGATTTCGTTCAAGCGCCACACAAACCAAACCTATTGAAGACCTTTCAGGATTGCCTGTTGAACATTGGGCCTACTGGCCTATCCTTTGCTGCTTTGATGTTCCGGACCTCGCCGACTCCGCTCTGAAGATCTCTAAAAAACTGGGAATAAAAAAAGCTGACGTGGACACCATTGTTCAAGATCTGCTTCGCCGACGTTTCCTTATTAAGTCTACTGACGGATCCATTAAGCGTCCCTCGGAATACCTTGCAACCACAGATGATATTTCAAGTGAAACCATCCGTCTGCTTCATAAGTCGAATTTGGATTTAGCCAAAAAAGCTTTAGAGAAGTTTCCAGTTCTACAACGCGAGTTTCAAACAATTACGGTCGCAGGAAGCTCCGAAGCTGTGCAAGAGATTAAAAAAGAAATTCGCGACTTCACGGACCGTTTGGCTCATATACTCAATCGAGACAAGGACAACGACCAGGTTTTTCGTTTGTCGGTGCAATTATTCCCCATGGGATTAGGAGAAGGTGATGTTACTTAG
- a CDS encoding metallophosphoesterase family protein — protein MKRFLTVVVAGFLLSCAPLKNSPFSEETESSVSNLNGQYLGSLKNSPLFYEPADEVTFGVFSDSHQNYAALEDWVKDANSMDFDFVVSLGDFTNQGLNFEYDAYLSLISPLRVPLVTVLGNHDSVGRGKLLYKRLFGPYNFHFDHKGYRFVIFNNNRLDFIDEKIEWDWLAQEVRSSPLPIVLLMHVDPDNDEYFTSQDKEIFWDIVRDSSVRLIMNGHKHVYHTEVKAGILRHQVERLERGRWSRITLKEDEVVVEQCLRKECKYETQKDYHSGSELME, from the coding sequence ATGAAACGCTTTTTGACAGTTGTTGTAGCAGGATTTTTGTTAAGCTGTGCCCCTCTTAAGAACTCTCCGTTTTCAGAAGAAACAGAGAGTTCGGTTTCTAACTTAAACGGGCAATATCTTGGTTCTTTAAAGAACAGTCCTTTGTTTTATGAACCCGCCGATGAAGTCACCTTCGGCGTTTTTTCTGACAGTCATCAAAATTATGCAGCTCTCGAAGATTGGGTGAAAGACGCCAACTCGATGGATTTCGACTTTGTGGTAAGCCTGGGTGATTTCACGAATCAGGGACTTAATTTTGAGTACGATGCTTATCTATCGTTGATTTCTCCTTTGCGTGTGCCTTTGGTTACGGTGCTGGGCAATCATGACTCTGTCGGTAGAGGCAAGTTGTTATATAAGCGGCTTTTCGGTCCGTATAACTTCCATTTCGATCATAAAGGATATCGCTTTGTTATTTTTAATAACAATCGTTTGGATTTTATTGACGAAAAAATTGAATGGGATTGGTTGGCTCAAGAGGTCCGTTCAAGTCCATTGCCCATTGTTTTGCTTATGCATGTTGATCCTGACAACGACGAGTATTTTACCTCTCAAGACAAAGAAATCTTTTGGGATATTGTACGGGACTCATCTGTTCGTTTGATTATGAATGGACATAAGCACGTTTATCACACGGAAGTAAAAGCAGGGATATTGCGCCATCAGGTCGAGCGTTTAGAACGCGGACGCTGGTCGCGAATCACTCTCAAGGAGGACGAGGTTGTTGTAGAACAATGTTTAAGAAAAGAGTGTAAGTATGAAACTCAGAAAGATTATCATTCTGGTTCTGAGCTTATGGAGTGA
- a CDS encoding MarR family winged helix-turn-helix transcriptional regulator — MAKLFIQNLPSKEEFKAAATRLHEEVDSSALYTNLLFMKVATELENYLDGLLAPYNLSSGRFTLLYLLSDAPEGLMPSELSQRVGVTQATISGLINSLEKAELIKRELHQKDGRSFVIKLADKGEALIKEIFPQWAPKVAAFWNQVSVEERSDLNGILDRMVKNTSMLS, encoded by the coding sequence ATGGCTAAGTTATTTATTCAGAACCTACCTTCGAAAGAGGAATTTAAAGCAGCAGCGACGCGATTGCACGAAGAAGTGGATTCCAGCGCTCTGTACACGAACTTGTTATTCATGAAGGTTGCAACGGAGTTAGAGAACTATCTGGATGGCTTGCTAGCTCCTTACAATCTTTCCAGTGGACGCTTTACGCTTTTATATCTTTTGAGTGATGCTCCCGAGGGCCTTATGCCCTCGGAGTTGTCGCAAAGAGTAGGTGTCACGCAGGCAACGATTTCCGGATTGATTAACAGTCTTGAAAAGGCCGAGTTGATCAAACGCGAACTTCACCAAAAAGACGGACGCTCTTTTGTCATTAAGCTCGCTGATAAAGGTGAAGCTTTGATTAAAGAAATCTTTCCGCAGTGGGCGCCGAAAGTGGCGGCCTTCTGGAATCAGGTGTCGGTGGAAGAAAGATCAGATCTGAACGGTATTTTAGATAGAATGGTGAAGAATACATCTATGCTGAGTTAG
- a CDS encoding efflux RND transporter permease subunit, which yields MSLPKISISRPIFITCVTIALVVVGWASFKSMSVDLFPDVSIPVVTVQTTYRGAGPSEIETLVSRPIEEEVSTISGIKRLTSKSLEGVSQVIVEFNSSVDVKYAEQQVRDKVNIAKPKLPDEVDDPVIKKFDPSDTPIIMVSLTANGLGDAQLFDIADQFIKPRLEQVNNVGAIEIFGGREREIHVLLDRNKLKAREVSVSQVAGQVGASGENIPSGKVEQGGKELVFRGLGEFKSVPEVADTLVNLYGNEVPTRVADLGKVVDTLEDEKSRAFVNGNKALFLQVYRQSGSNTVKVADDVIKQLEKLKPELAKMEGAPQVQLVTNASIKIKNNIYDVNETIIIGIILTVITVFFFLGSARSTLITALSLPISLIGAFMIMKVAGFSINIVSMLALTLAVGLLIDDAIVVIENIYRRMELGEDSLTAAEKGTTEIQMAVMAITLVVIAVFVPVGTMSGTIGQFLKQFGMTVVFSMMISWFVAMTIIPMLTAYFGGSGHGGGHKPASNGLYDKTLGRLVKGFDRFQGWLEVIYEKLLRVTLRHPLMTIGATFMVFVLSIYTVTKVPGAFITDDDSGEFTVTLEMQPGTSLDGMNKVGDEVDKIIRANSEVDYTAMIIGSLYGESNKSTFYVRMKDGKARNGYTTEAFRDKVRKQLAGFVENANPVVKKYDATGGMGGQPFMLNIISADPKALEEAGTKILAKLKADPRLKDVDTNFRPGKPEMQVHLKPGAAKQYGINTKTMGEELRAQVEGFTPAKFREKGREYEVRVRLMPEQRDLKESFNQVYVPNVNRKLVRLSDVATGDLASGPASIERQDRGRYIQITAGLAPGVGLSEVVNDAVKAMTTGDTAFPSSVRFSWGGDAENMQELATSTVLALGFAIMFIYLILSSLYESFITPITIMVALPLALCGAFLGLFVMKETMTIFAIFGFFMLIGVAGKNGILLVDYTRQMMATGKERGEALVEAGKTRLRPILMTSFALIAGTLPVAIGLNEASKSRTAMGVAIIGGMISSTILTLIVVPAVFTYVDRFRVWANNIGGRLTSNKKEKQDRHVEVKVAGPEGSVSESTDLGLSES from the coding sequence ATGAGCTTACCTAAGATATCCATTAGCAGACCTATTTTTATTACGTGTGTGACAATCGCCCTTGTGGTGGTGGGTTGGGCCTCCTTCAAATCCATGAGCGTGGATTTGTTCCCGGATGTCAGTATCCCTGTCGTCACAGTTCAAACGACTTACCGTGGTGCCGGTCCTTCTGAGATCGAAACTTTGGTGAGCCGTCCTATTGAAGAAGAGGTCAGTACCATTTCCGGTATTAAACGTCTGACTTCAAAAAGTTTGGAAGGTGTTTCACAAGTTATCGTTGAGTTTAACAGCAGCGTTGACGTGAAATACGCCGAACAACAAGTGCGCGATAAAGTAAATATCGCAAAACCAAAACTTCCCGATGAAGTCGACGATCCGGTAATTAAAAAATTCGACCCGTCGGATACGCCTATCATCATGGTGTCTTTGACAGCCAATGGTTTAGGGGACGCGCAACTTTTTGATATCGCCGATCAATTTATCAAACCTCGTTTGGAACAAGTGAACAACGTCGGTGCGATTGAGATCTTTGGTGGTCGTGAAAGAGAAATTCACGTTCTATTAGATCGCAACAAATTGAAAGCCCGCGAAGTGTCTGTGAGCCAAGTGGCAGGACAAGTCGGTGCTTCAGGGGAAAACATTCCAAGCGGTAAAGTGGAACAAGGCGGGAAAGAACTTGTGTTCCGCGGTCTTGGGGAATTTAAATCCGTTCCCGAGGTGGCTGACACTCTTGTGAATCTTTACGGAAACGAAGTTCCAACACGTGTTGCAGATCTTGGAAAAGTTGTTGATACGCTTGAAGATGAAAAATCTCGTGCGTTCGTAAATGGTAACAAGGCTCTTTTCTTGCAAGTGTATCGTCAATCAGGTTCCAACACAGTTAAAGTGGCTGACGACGTTATCAAGCAACTTGAAAAACTAAAGCCTGAACTTGCAAAAATGGAAGGGGCTCCTCAAGTTCAACTTGTAACGAATGCTTCTATTAAAATTAAAAACAATATCTATGACGTGAATGAAACGATCATTATCGGTATCATCCTCACAGTCATTACGGTGTTCTTCTTCTTAGGAAGTGCGCGTTCAACACTGATCACGGCGCTTTCTTTACCGATCTCCTTGATTGGTGCCTTCATGATTATGAAGGTGGCAGGGTTTTCAATTAATATCGTTTCGATGCTCGCATTGACATTGGCCGTAGGTCTTTTGATCGACGACGCGATCGTGGTTATTGAGAATATCTACCGTCGTATGGAGCTCGGAGAGGATTCACTCACTGCGGCTGAAAAAGGAACGACCGAAATCCAAATGGCGGTCATGGCTATCACTCTGGTGGTGATCGCGGTGTTCGTGCCAGTGGGTACGATGTCAGGAACGATTGGTCAGTTCTTAAAACAATTCGGTATGACTGTCGTGTTCTCGATGATGATCAGTTGGTTTGTGGCGATGACCATCATCCCTATGCTGACTGCTTACTTCGGTGGTAGTGGCCATGGTGGCGGTCATAAGCCTGCTTCAAATGGTCTTTACGATAAAACTTTAGGCCGTCTTGTAAAAGGTTTCGACCGTTTCCAAGGTTGGTTGGAAGTCATTTACGAAAAACTTCTTCGTGTGACTCTTCGCCATCCATTGATGACGATTGGTGCGACGTTCATGGTGTTTGTTCTCAGTATTTACACTGTGACAAAAGTTCCAGGCGCGTTCATCACGGACGACGATAGCGGTGAGTTCACAGTGACTCTTGAAATGCAACCAGGCACAAGCTTGGATGGTATGAACAAGGTCGGTGACGAGGTTGATAAAATCATCCGTGCGAATTCAGAAGTGGATTACACAGCGATGATTATCGGAAGCCTTTACGGTGAGTCTAATAAATCGACTTTCTACGTACGTATGAAGGACGGTAAAGCTCGTAACGGTTACACAACGGAAGCTTTCCGCGATAAAGTCCGTAAGCAATTGGCAGGCTTTGTTGAAAATGCAAATCCTGTTGTGAAAAAATACGATGCAACAGGTGGGATGGGTGGACAACCATTCATGTTGAATATCATCTCTGCAGATCCAAAAGCTCTTGAGGAAGCAGGAACAAAAATTCTTGCAAAACTTAAAGCCGATCCTCGTTTGAAAGACGTGGATACAAACTTCCGTCCCGGTAAACCCGAGATGCAAGTTCACTTAAAACCAGGTGCCGCAAAACAATACGGTATCAACACGAAAACAATGGGTGAGGAACTTCGTGCGCAAGTCGAAGGTTTCACTCCAGCGAAATTCCGTGAAAAAGGGCGTGAGTATGAAGTCCGCGTGCGCTTGATGCCTGAGCAACGTGACTTGAAAGAAAGCTTCAACCAAGTTTACGTTCCAAACGTAAATAGAAAGCTTGTCCGCTTGTCTGACGTAGCCACAGGTGACTTGGCTTCCGGTCCGGCTTCGATTGAACGTCAAGACCGCGGTCGTTACATTCAAATCACAGCAGGTCTTGCTCCGGGCGTGGGTCTTAGCGAAGTGGTGAACGATGCCGTGAAAGCGATGACAACTGGTGATACAGCATTCCCTTCAAGCGTTCGTTTCTCTTGGGGTGGTGATGCTGAGAACATGCAAGAGCTTGCAACTTCAACAGTTCTAGCGTTGGGCTTTGCGATCATGTTCATCTACTTGATCCTTTCAAGCTTGTATGAATCATTCATCACGCCAATCACAATCATGGTGGCGTTGCCGCTGGCTCTGTGTGGTGCCTTCCTTGGTTTGTTTGTGATGAAAGAGACAATGACGATCTTTGCGATCTTCGGTTTCTTTATGTTGATCGGGGTCGCCGGTAAAAACGGTATCTTGCTTGTCGACTACACAAGACAAATGATGGCGACAGGTAAAGAAAGAGGCGAAGCCTTGGTCGAAGCTGGTAAAACACGTCTTCGTCCGATTTTGATGACGTCCTTCGCGTTGATTGCCGGTACATTGCCAGTAGCGATTGGTTTGAATGAAGCTTCGAAATCTCGTACCGCGATGGGTGTTGCGATTATCGGTGGTATGATTTCATCGACAATTCTGACATTGATCGTAGTCCCTGCAGTATTCACTTATGTGGATCGCTTCAGAGTATGGGCAAACAACATCGGTGGACGTTTGACATCGAATAAAAAAGAAAAACAAGACAGACACGTTGAAGTGAAAGTTGCAGGCCCTGAAGGATCTGTTTCAGAATCCACAGACTTGGGTCTTTCAGAAAGCTAA